In Mytilus trossulus isolate FHL-02 chromosome 6, PNRI_Mtr1.1.1.hap1, whole genome shotgun sequence, a single window of DNA contains:
- the LOC134720625 gene encoding rhophilin-2-B-like — MMNGVTTNGTPVTPKSEDKSKRKGSDPLISTARGKLQSRRSKLNDQINRELRMRNGAENLFRATGNKRLKELVAVELSFFNSNIQLLKEELSDLNSNVIVYQHENCTSNVPMIPLGLKETTECDIEIPIKDFILEHYSEDGSVYQTEIDELLLFRKAIRTPQRNEEGVELLTEYVNQLYYVEKRFSDKMTGLHFHWYDSLTGVPNTQKTIGFEKGSVLFNIGALYTQIGCKQDRTKESGIESAIKSFQLAAGTLGYIHNHFTNPPSMDMQPESLTMLVQLMMCQAQECVFERFVMKDLQDGMVPYIKAAQEAMMVSVYYEETALLMSSDPVKDYIPYSWISMAQVKHEYFKALAHHNMACAILDPTDVEDEYSLQYFLSAHLSTEEDTNENSKMKIPRSSEERIQIGKAHLKESLNCYEEALRLHDLCKQLRKIDTFLDILKTSHDECLKKFSELEEEDNFNLDLVLSQTIVPRSERTLETLTPDFKSVKVKDIFARLGPIAIFNAKNEWSAPRTVILKKNHEQGFGFSVRGDCPVRIAEIEQGSVAEAGRLKVGDFVVAVCGRDTKWAKHEEVVNIVRQCGNSLELRLTTPLEVPDSSRGSSSPCTPRSPMNMKGDSLSSHSIKSNRSRLSAPWIFMRKGSKEKSDRPEKSKELEDGEIFLR; from the exons ATGATGAATGGAGTGACTACAAACGGGACCCCAGTCACACCCAAGAGTGAAGACAAAAGCAAGAGAAAG GGGTCAGATCCTTTGATCTCTACTGCCAGAGGGAAGTTACAATCACGAAGATCTAAACTCAATGATCAGATTAATCGTGAACTACGTATGAGAAATGGAGCAGAGAACCTATTTAG GGCAACTGGCAACAAACGACTGAAGGAGTTGGTGGCtgtagagttatctttctttaattCTAATATACAGTTATTGAAAGAAGAACTCTCAGATCTAAACAGCAATGTAATCGTTTACCAGCATGAAAA CTGTACCAGTAATGTACCTATGATACCATTAGGATTGAAAGAAACAACAGAATGTGACATTGAGATACCTATAAAG GACTTTATATTGGAACATTACAGTGAAGATGGCTCTGTTTATCAGACTGAGATAGATGAACTATTACTGTTTAGAAAG GCAATAAGAACTCCACAGAGAAATGAAGAAGGCGTTGAATTGTTAACGGAGTATGTAAATCAGTTGTACTATGTGGAGAAAAGATTTTCTGATAAGATGACTGGCTTACATTTTCACTG GTATGATTCCTTAACTGGTGTGCCAAACACACAGAAAACCATAGGTTTTGAGAAAGGCAGTGTGCTGTTTAATATTGGTGCTTTATATACACAGATAGGCTGTAAACAG gaTAGAACGAAGGAATCTGGAATAGAATCTGCTATAAAGAGCTTCCAGTTAGCAGCAGGAACATTAGGGTACATACACAACCACTTTACAAACCCTCCCAGTATGGACATGCAACCAGAATCATTGACCATGTTAGTACAGCTCATGATG tGTCAAGCTCAAGAATGTGTATTTGAAAGATTTGTCATGAAAGATCTGCAGGATGGAATGGTGCCTTATATTAAAGCTGCTCAAGAAGCCATGATG GTATCTGTGTATTATGAAGAAACAGCATTATTAATGTCCTCTGACCCAGTAAAGGACTACATACCTTACTCATGGATATCAATGGCTCAAGTTAAACATGAGTATTTCAAAGCTCTAGCTCATCACAACATGGCTTGTGCAATATTAGATCCTACCG ATGTAGAGGATGAGTATTCACTTCAGTATTTCCTTTCTGCTCATCTTAGTACAGAAGAAGATACAAACGAGAATAGTAAGATGAAAATCCCACGTAGTTCTGAAGAAAGAATTCAAATAG gGAAAGCTCATTTGAAAGAATCGTTGAACTGTTATGAAGAAGCTTTACGTCTTCATGATTTATGTAAACAACTTAGAAAGATTGACACCTTCTTAGATATACTGAAAACTTCTCATGATGA ATGTTTAAAGAAGTTTTCTGAATTGGAAGAAGAAGATAACTTCAATTTAGATCTTGTTCTATCACAGACCATCGTCCCCAGGTCAGAGAGAACACTGGAAACACTTACACCAGACTTCAAAAGTGTCAAGGTTAAGGATATATTTGCTAGACTG gGTCCTATTGCAATATTCAATGCCAAGAATGAGTGGTCTGCTCCACGTACTGTGATTCTGAAGAAGAATCATGAGCAAGGATTTGGTTTTAGTGTTAGAGGAGATTGTCCTGTCAGGATTGCTGAGATAGAACAAGGCAGTGTTGCTGAG GCTGGTAGATTGAAGGTTGGTGATTTCGTAGTGGCTGTTTGTGGCAGAGACACTAAGTGGGCTAAACATGAGGAGGTTGTTAATATTGTTAGACAGTGTGGTAATTCATTAGAACTGAGACTGACAACACCGCTGGAAGTCCCTGATTCCTCACGGGGGTCATCATCACCCTGTACCCCAAGGTCACCAATGAACATGAAGGGTGACAGTTTGTCTAGTCACAGTATCAAAAGTAATCGTAGTAGACTTAGTGCTCCATGGATTTTCATGAGGAAAGGTTCAAAAGAAAAGTCAGACAGGCCTGAAAAGAGTAAAGAGTTAGAAGATGGAGAAATATTTCTAAGATAA
- the LOC134723149 gene encoding RING finger protein 151-like, whose translation MGFDVDRFLETINEGLLCCICRDVLEDPVQAPCEHAYCRACIEGWLVHETICPEDRKPLSSLSLRPLFRYMRNDLNRLQIRCEFYRTGCDYISDLEFIHGHQQECPFKQIECTNVKCSTLVMRKDLQDHLKTCQFHAMECPSGCGYLMVTPEDTTHNCITELKTAMDVLRSEISCKYEEQKREMELRLNMQRSHMVQKEATMQSQIDDMKSEISKLSQKLKLMMDLEIQRRQDVEKLELEKKELMEVLRDTNKRENEPSSSASLNASVSHCKRCSPLHGKVTTI comes from the coding sequence ATGGGGTTTGATGTGGACAGATTTTTGGAGACTATAAATGAAGGATTGCTGTGTTGCATTTGTCGTGACGTACTAGAAGACCCAGTTCAGGCTCCATGTGAACATGCATACTGCAGAGCCTGCATTGAAGGGTGGTTGGTTCACGAAACGATTTGTCCAGAAGACCGAAAACCTCTATCATCTTTAAGTCTACGACCGCTTTTTAGATATATGAGGAATGACTTGAATCGACTTCAGATTCGGTGTGAATTCTATCGCACCGGGTGTGACTATATCAGTGATCTGGAATTCATACACGGACATCAACAGGAATGTCCTTTCAAGCAAATCGAATGCACCAACGTGAAGTGTTCTACTCTCGTAATGAGAAAAGACCTACAAGACCATTTAAAGACATGCCAGTTTCATGCCATGGAATGTCCGAGTGGTTGTGGCTATTTGATGGTCACTCCAGAGGACACGACTCATAATTGTATAACTGAACTCAAAACGGCAATGGACGTACTAAGGTCTGAAATTTCTTGTAAATACGAGGAACAAAAAAGAGAAATGGAACTTCGCTTAAATATGCAACGAAGTCACATGGTACAGAAGGAAGCAACAATGCAATCTCAGATAGATGATATGAAATCAGAAATCTCCAAGCTTTCACAGAAGTTGAAATTAATGATGGACCTGGAAATTCAAAGGAGACAAGATGTCGAGAAACTGGAACTTGAGAAAAAGGAATTAATGGAAGTGTTACGAGATACAAATAAGCGGGAAAATGAACCATCCTCGTCTGCTAGTCTTAATGCTAGTGTCTCACATTGTAAACGGTGTTCACCACTTCATGGAAAAGTAACAACAATATAA